In the genome of Cryptomeria japonica chromosome 8, Sugi_1.0, whole genome shotgun sequence, one region contains:
- the LOC131056013 gene encoding pathogenesis-related thaumatin-like protein 3.8: MARVSDLVLLLVAGLAIPLLMHQLGAVKFDLKNQCGYTVWPAGLPGLGGQQLDQNVTWTVDVPAGTQAGRFWARTGCSFDASGGGTCKTGDCGGQLNCTVSGAVLATLAEYTQSDQDYYDVSLVDGFNVPLSINPTKSNCTAPVHAKPT, encoded by the exons ATGGCAAGAGTATCAGATCTTGTGCTTCTTCTCGTGGCAGGACTGGCCATACCTTTGCTTATGCATC AGTTGGGGGCAGTTAAGTTTGATTTAAAGAACCAGTGCGGGTACACAGTTTGGCCAGCAGGACTACCCGGACTAGGAGGGCAGCAGCTGGACCAGAATGTGACGTGGACGGTAGATGTGCCGGCTGGGACACAGGCGGGAAGATTCTGGGCCCGAACGGGCTGCTCTTTCGATGCGAGCGGCGGAGGAACCTGTAAAACCGGTGACTGCGGTGGCCAACTGAACTGCACAGTATCCGGAGCTGTTCTCGCCACGCTGGCCGAATATACCCAGAGCGACCAGGACTACTACGATGTCTCCCTGGTGGACGGCTTCAATGTTCCTCTTTCCATCAACCCTACCAAGTCAAACTGCACAGCTCCTGTGCATGCAAAGCCGACGTGA